In Spirochaetota bacterium, one DNA window encodes the following:
- the rseP gene encoding RIP metalloprotease RseP: protein MFGTDFLMNIFGIVVAVLVLSILVAVHEAGHLLMAKWSGIRVDVFSIGMGKPIWGFQYGETYYQIGRLPFGGFCAFGDEENGNKDDPDPRALMNSPLWARLLTVIGGSLFNIIFAYLVILAMFSIGFKEYHLSNQVAVSQTITLPADNIEIDSPAYKAGLRNGDTIIAIDGKKIEHFIQIPLTLSLSNSATKNILYVRNNRTNNINVVTVADKSTGLDLLGVQPISPAIVSDVLSNSPAEQIGIKAQDQILAINGSSIKFFYQLVDIVRLGQPLSMTVLQNNKTNNITVSPTKIDGVWNLGIRSVYPNKIEVLQKSSNIFTAFEMASDNISSTLSQIGSSLVKLFSGKVNVKENLSGPVRIVSITGDIAKTFDFALLMKFMVMLSLALATFNMLPFPGLDGGALILQTARSIFKKNNRAEKIISGIEQFGIILLLTIAVFVLFNDVKTLVTKKSSVEQIED from the coding sequence ATGTTTGGTACAGATTTTTTAATGAATATTTTTGGTATTGTAGTTGCAGTATTAGTATTAAGTATTCTTGTTGCTGTTCATGAAGCAGGACATCTTTTGATGGCTAAATGGTCAGGAATAAGAGTTGATGTGTTTTCTATAGGGATGGGAAAACCAATTTGGGGCTTTCAATATGGAGAAACATATTATCAAATTGGTAGATTACCTTTTGGTGGATTTTGTGCTTTTGGTGATGAAGAAAATGGAAATAAAGATGATCCAGATCCTAGAGCTTTAATGAATAGTCCTTTATGGGCTCGTTTACTAACTGTTATTGGTGGAAGTCTTTTTAATATTATTTTTGCTTATTTAGTAATACTTGCTATGTTTAGTATTGGCTTCAAAGAATATCATCTTTCTAATCAAGTTGCTGTTTCTCAAACAATAACTTTACCTGCTGATAACATTGAAATTGATTCTCCTGCCTATAAGGCTGGATTAAGAAATGGTGATACTATTATTGCTATTGATGGAAAAAAAATAGAACATTTTATACAGATTCCTTTAACACTTTCTCTCTCAAATTCTGCTACCAAAAATATTTTATATGTTAGAAATAATCGTACTAATAATATTAATGTAGTTACTGTAGCTGATAAATCTACAGGATTAGATTTATTAGGTGTTCAACCCATATCTCCAGCTATTGTTAGTGATGTACTATCAAATTCTCCAGCAGAACAAATAGGAATTAAAGCTCAGGATCAAATTTTGGCTATTAATGGGAGTTCTATAAAGTTCTTTTATCAATTAGTAGATATAGTTCGTTTAGGACAGCCTTTATCGATGACGGTACTTCAAAATAATAAAACAAATAATATAACGGTTAGCCCAACTAAAATTGATGGAGTATGGAATTTGGGTATCCGTTCTGTGTATCCTAACAAAATCGAAGTCCTTCAAAAATCTAGTAATATTTTCACAGCTTTTGAAATGGCATCTGACAATATATCAAGTACTTTATCTCAAATAGGCTCATCTTTAGTAAAATTATTTTCTGGTAAAGTGAATGTAAAAGAAAATCTTTCTGGGCCTGTTCGTATTGTTTCTATTACTGGTGATATTGCAAAAACTTTTGATTTTGCATTATTAATGAAATTTATGGTAATGTTAAGTCTTGCTCTAGCAACATTCAATATGCTTCCTTTTCCAGGATTGGATGGTGGGGCTCTTATTCTTCAAACTGCTCGTAGTATTTTTAAAAAGAATAATAGAGCAGAAAAAATTATTTCTGGTATTGAACAATTTGGTATTATTTTACTTCTTACAATAGCAGTATTTGTATTATTTAATGATGTGAAAACTCTTGTAACTAAAAAATCTTCTGTGGAACAAATAGAAGATTAA
- a CDS encoding NAD(P)/FAD-dependent oxidoreductase produces MKNTTQYDAIIIGAGLGGLTTAGILAKKGKKVLILEQHNIPGGCATCYPRLGVTIDVGLHELDWGSDNENLKIRIFKKLGIYEKIPFVSINECWSYKTPTHSYTIPHGRENVKEFLKNNFPKEEKGIDAYFKDMQFTALLAHKTASDMNFWEFLCFPFKELRSMIKNLLVQENTGDKLDFYFKSNEIKAVLLANNGYYADDPYNLSWFYHCAGQYAYYNSSKYIKGGGQTLSNLLLDVVLENNGEIRYLKDVHKIELEGNKAVGVTYTDRKTKENVTVYGTHIVSNASPNSINKMIPAELEDQSVKGLKTNSRSIFSVYMITNKNLTDIYPDMSYTSFFDNDKAYTSELIEIEEALHNPCIGSRKFSFTNYGSIDSGLVPEGDPRTCAVFCGSSFLAEWDNLSKEEYKAKKEELAQKLFERIEQYYPDFRKHIEYYEVSTPKTIQRYIKTPHGSVYGYLQTGFFWNRKGLRGFQQRRAPRHSQSIQNLHYTGAWGWPGGGFTGAICSGYLAGNHIH; encoded by the coding sequence ATGAAAAACACAACACAATACGATGCTATCATTATTGGTGCAGGTTTAGGCGGACTTACTACCGCTGGTATTTTAGCTAAAAAAGGTAAAAAAGTTCTTATTTTAGAACAACACAATATTCCTGGAGGTTGCGCTACTTGTTATCCCCGTTTAGGTGTTACTATAGATGTTGGCTTACATGAATTAGATTGGGGTAGCGATAATGAAAATCTAAAAATTCGTATTTTCAAAAAATTAGGAATCTATGAAAAAATCCCTTTCGTATCTATTAACGAATGTTGGAGTTATAAAACACCAACTCATTCTTATACTATACCTCATGGCCGTGAAAATGTAAAAGAGTTCCTAAAAAATAATTTTCCAAAAGAAGAAAAAGGAATAGATGCTTATTTTAAAGATATGCAGTTTACTGCTTTATTAGCACATAAAACAGCCTCTGATATGAATTTTTGGGAATTTTTATGTTTTCCTTTCAAAGAATTAAGATCTATGATAAAAAATTTATTAGTACAAGAAAATACAGGTGATAAATTAGATTTTTATTTTAAATCAAATGAAATCAAAGCTGTACTATTAGCTAATAATGGGTACTACGCTGATGACCCTTATAATCTTTCATGGTTTTATCATTGTGCAGGACAGTATGCTTATTATAACTCCTCTAAATATATTAAAGGTGGTGGGCAAACTTTATCAAATTTACTATTAGATGTTGTCTTAGAAAATAATGGCGAGATTCGTTATCTAAAGGATGTTCATAAAATAGAATTAGAAGGAAACAAAGCTGTTGGCGTTACTTACACCGATCGTAAAACTAAAGAAAATGTTACAGTATATGGAACTCATATTGTTTCAAATGCGTCTCCTAATAGTATTAATAAAATGATTCCTGCAGAATTAGAAGATCAATCTGTAAAAGGATTGAAAACTAATTCAAGATCAATATTTTCAGTTTATATGATTACCAATAAAAATCTTACTGATATCTATCCTGACATGTCTTATACTTCATTTTTTGATAATGATAAAGCCTACACTTCAGAATTAATTGAAATAGAAGAAGCTTTACACAATCCATGTATTGGATCACGCAAATTTTCTTTTACTAACTATGGTAGTATTGATTCTGGATTAGTACCTGAAGGAGATCCTAGAACTTGTGCTGTATTTTGTGGTTCATCATTTTTAGCAGAGTGGGATAATTTATCAAAAGAAGAGTACAAAGCTAAAAAAGAAGAACTAGCTCAAAAATTATTTGAGCGTATAGAACAATATTATCCTGATTTTAGAAAACATATTGAATATTATGAAGTCTCAACGCCCAAAACTATACAACGTTATATTAAAACCCCTCATGGAAGTGTTTATGGATATTTACAAACAGGATTTTTTTGGAATAGAAAAGGTCTTCGAGGGTTTCAACAAAGACGAGCTCCTAGACATTCTCAATCTATTCAAAATTTACATTACACTGGTGCTTGGGGATGGCCTGGTGGAGGATTCACTGGAGCTATTTGTTCAGGGTACCTAGCTGGTAATCATATTCACTAA
- a CDS encoding DUF4340 domain-containing protein, with amino-acid sequence MKKQLLISGIILFIGWGIFTFINRKQVHSKENIIKLSWSNIRKDKFLSLTTTIYKNNTNVYYTITKNQGSWILTEPINISILPEKAALLVNGLLTLTPSQMLTNINDTELNTYGLNSPQLKITGFFDNAIYGFFVGQKTTIGNQFYIKDINNSNTVYLIDSHVIEPFIQGISSIINNKFLTQSTDDILAIKFKNMHQETIELTNENTFWIQKFPEENPNVDWGTKKFLLSLKDLTFNTDSFSFDVDNTILKNLGIDKNSSLMISLLFNNGEYSDLYIGSKTTNNTYPIYISKNNMIAYIDLLMIQNIFGVSTKDLITHK; translated from the coding sequence ATGAAAAAACAATTGTTAATATCTGGTATTATATTATTTATAGGTTGGGGAATTTTTACTTTTATTAATCGAAAACAAGTTCATTCAAAAGAAAATATTATCAAATTATCTTGGTCTAATATCAGAAAAGATAAATTTTTATCACTTACTACCACAATATACAAAAATAACACCAATGTTTATTACACTATTACTAAAAATCAAGGCTCTTGGATTCTTACAGAACCTATTAATATTTCCATTTTACCAGAAAAAGCAGCTTTATTAGTCAATGGCCTACTTACACTTACTCCATCTCAAATGTTAACAAATATCAATGATACAGAATTAAATACTTATGGACTTAATTCTCCTCAATTGAAAATTACAGGATTTTTTGACAATGCTATTTATGGATTTTTTGTAGGTCAAAAAACTACTATAGGGAATCAATTTTATATTAAAGACATAAATAATTCTAATACTGTCTATCTTATTGATTCTCATGTTATAGAACCATTTATTCAAGGAATTTCTTCTATTATTAATAACAAATTTCTTACTCAATCAACTGATGATATTTTAGCGATTAAATTCAAAAATATGCATCAAGAAACTATAGAATTAACAAATGAAAATACTTTTTGGATACAAAAATTTCCAGAAGAAAATCCTAATGTAGACTGGGGAACTAAGAAATTTTTATTAAGTCTAAAAGATCTTACTTTTAATACAGATTCTTTTAGTTTTGATGTTGATAATACTATTTTAAAAAACTTAGGTATTGACAAAAACTCCTCTCTTATGATATCATTATTATTTAATAATGGAGAATATTCTGATCTTTATATAGGTAGTAAAACTACTAACAATACCTATCCTATTTATATCTCTAAAAATAATATGATTGCTTATATTGATCTTTTAATGATACAAAATATTTTTGGTGTATCTACAAAAGATTTGATTACTCACAAATAA
- a CDS encoding HPr family phosphocarrier protein: MLKKFININNKYGIHARPSSHISEIVNQYKSKVILKYNDNEADASSVMSLILLCVEPKTKIELIVDGVDEQEVFIKLVNYLEDELIVADSQ; this comes from the coding sequence ATGCTTAAAAAATTCATAAATATTAATAATAAATATGGTATTCATGCGCGTCCATCATCACATATTTCTGAAATTGTAAATCAATATAAGAGTAAAGTTATTTTAAAATATAATGATAACGAAGCAGATGCTTCTAGTGTTATGAGTTTAATTTTACTTTGTGTAGAACCAAAAACAAAAATTGAATTAATCGTAGATGGAGTAGATGAACAAGAGGTTTTTATAAAACTTGTTAACTATTTAGAAGATGAATTAATCGTAGCAGATTCTCAGTAG
- a CDS encoding HPF/RaiA family ribosome-associated protein, whose product MNLIITGHRFELTHQHRIFITEKTHSKLQKFESRLHNVTIVVTKEFIYTQVECTITSDFREFFASATNENLEIAVEHTLTKILTEIKKKYDKNFTHK is encoded by the coding sequence ATGAATTTAATTATTACTGGTCACCGCTTTGAATTAACACATCAACATAGAATATTTATTACTGAAAAAACACATAGTAAATTACAAAAATTTGAATCTCGTCTACATAATGTTACAATAGTAGTTACGAAAGAGTTTATTTATACACAAGTAGAATGTACTATTACTAGTGATTTTAGAGAATTTTTTGCATCTGCTACAAATGAAAATTTAGAAATCGCTGTAGAACATACTTTAACAAAAATACTTACTGAAATTAAAAAAAAATATGATAAAAATTTTACTCATAAATAA
- the whiG gene encoding RNA polymerase sigma factor WhiG has product MLKGYEHLEGFSEEQLWAQYTDEKDRSIRNYFIEKYAPLVKYVAGRVIANVPSSVDFQDLVSFGVLGLIDAIDKFDLSRDIKFKTYAVTRIRGAIFDELRNLDWLPRSVRQKAKEIERTISSLEVKLGRATTDSEIAEAMGLTIETFHQLLLRVGTNSLISMDDNWFMNDGNDNSPMSFEETLENKKILSPNNAAERTELKKMISQAISDLPDREKQVLILYYYEELTLKEIGSILAVTESRVSQLHTKAIMRLRGRLDQIKKNFN; this is encoded by the coding sequence ATCTTGAAAGGTTACGAACATTTAGAAGGGTTTTCAGAAGAACAACTTTGGGCTCAATACACCGATGAAAAAGATCGTAGTATTCGCAATTATTTTATCGAAAAATATGCTCCTCTCGTTAAATATGTCGCTGGTCGTGTTATAGCTAATGTTCCGTCTTCTGTTGATTTTCAAGATCTAGTTAGCTTTGGTGTACTAGGATTAATCGATGCTATAGATAAATTTGATCTTAGCCGAGATATCAAATTTAAAACTTATGCAGTTACAAGAATTCGTGGAGCTATTTTTGATGAACTTCGTAATTTAGATTGGTTACCACGATCAGTAAGACAAAAAGCAAAAGAAATTGAGCGTACTATATCATCTTTAGAAGTCAAACTTGGCAGAGCAACTACAGATAGTGAAATTGCTGAAGCAATGGGATTGACTATTGAAACTTTCCATCAACTTTTATTAAGAGTTGGAACAAATTCTTTGATTTCTATGGATGATAATTGGTTTATGAATGACGGAAATGATAACTCACCAATGTCATTTGAAGAAACTTTAGAAAATAAAAAAATACTCAGTCCAAATAATGCTGCAGAGCGAACTGAATTAAAAAAAATGATATCTCAAGCTATTTCAGATTTACCTGATAGAGAAAAACAAGTGCTAATTCTTTATTATTACGAAGAATTAACACTAAAAGAAATAGGTAGCATTTTAGCTGTTACAGAGTCTCGTGTTTCTCAATTACACACAAAAGCAATCATGAGACTTAGAGGTCGATTAGATCAAATCAAAAAGAATTTTAATTAA
- a CDS encoding iron ABC transporter permease yields the protein MKKKIIIISLWFVFSVCYIFLDLYRIDFISLRLNIWIQMTITAFVLASTGAILQSILQNPIADPWLLGVSGASNLGTVIVSLLQLTPILFWRTTGSLIGSIIAISFLFVVAKRSFNFNVSRFILIGIGVNSFCTSLIMFLQSFIAPNDFFTTLVRTSGYFVQRSFVELTILFAVLLLLTGYLYLRNKELNILSVGDELAASVGVPIQQIKLEVIIVCTIALAIVVSISGSIGFIGLATPHIVRLIFGEKEVLSMEILFSVSGILIISAAFLVRLLPDGTFVPIGSAMSLLGAPMFIYILTRNTRLSN from the coding sequence ATGAAAAAAAAAATAATAATAATTAGCTTGTGGTTTGTTTTTTCTGTTTGTTATATTTTTTTAGATCTATATCGTATTGATTTTATTTCATTGCGTCTTAATATATGGATACAAATGACTATTACAGCTTTTGTGTTGGCATCAACAGGGGCTATCCTTCAAAGTATACTTCAAAATCCTATTGCAGATCCTTGGTTGTTAGGAGTGTCAGGAGCATCAAATCTTGGCACAGTAATAGTGTCTTTATTACAACTTACTCCGATATTATTTTGGAGAACTACAGGATCGTTGATAGGATCTATAATAGCAATATCTTTTTTATTTGTTGTTGCTAAAAGATCTTTTAATTTCAATGTTAGTCGTTTTATTCTTATAGGAATAGGTGTAAATTCTTTTTGTACTTCGTTAATTATGTTTTTACAAAGTTTTATAGCGCCCAATGATTTTTTTACGACTTTAGTAAGAACTTCAGGATATTTTGTACAACGATCATTTGTAGAATTAACAATTTTATTTGCTGTCTTACTACTCTTAACAGGATATCTTTATTTAAGAAACAAAGAATTAAATATTCTTAGTGTGGGAGATGAATTAGCTGCATCTGTAGGTGTTCCTATTCAACAAATAAAATTAGAAGTAATAATAGTGTGTACAATTGCGTTGGCAATAGTAGTAAGTATTTCTGGTAGTATAGGTTTTATAGGACTTGCTACACCACATATTGTTAGATTAATATTTGGAGAAAAAGAAGTATTATCTATGGAGATTTTATTTTCTGTTTCTGGTATTCTCATAATAAGTGCTGCATTTTTAGTGCGTTTGTTACCAGATGGTACTTTTGTGCCTATAGGTTCTGCAATGTCTCTTTTGGGAGCTCCAATGTTTATTTATATTTTAACAAGAAATACCCGTTTATCCAATTAA